One Idiomarina loihiensis L2TR genomic window carries:
- the thiS gene encoding sulfur carrier protein ThiS: MRIQINDKDFEITEKTNLSQLLSAQNVDTSAVAVALNGQIIHREQWQQTELKDNDTITLVQAVAGG, encoded by the coding sequence ATGCGCATTCAAATTAATGACAAAGATTTTGAGATCACTGAAAAAACCAACTTATCGCAGCTACTGTCTGCTCAGAACGTCGATACCTCGGCCGTTGCCGTCGCCTTAAACGGACAGATTATACACCGCGAGCAATGGCAACAGACTGAGCTTAAAGACAACGATACCATTACACTTGTTCAAGCCGTGGCCGGAGGTTAA
- a CDS encoding thiazole synthase translates to MLRIADRDFHSRLFIGSGKYSSADIMQKSLAASGSELVTLALKRVELERPTDDIVTPIQNLGLQLLPNTSGAKTAQDAIFAARLAREALGTHWLKLEIHPDPNYLLPDPIETLKAAETLVKEGFTVLPYCGADPVLCKRLEEVGCAAVMPLGAPIGSNQGLLTRDFLRIIIEQASLPVIVDAGIGAPSHAVEAMEMGADAVLVNTAIATANDPVAMSKTFRDAVIVGRQAFEAGLSQNASLKASASSPLTEFLESL, encoded by the coding sequence ATGCTGAGAATAGCCGATCGAGATTTTCATTCCCGTTTATTCATAGGCTCTGGCAAATACAGTAGCGCGGATATTATGCAGAAGTCCCTTGCGGCTTCCGGTAGCGAGTTAGTAACGCTGGCATTAAAGCGCGTTGAACTTGAGCGCCCCACTGACGACATTGTCACGCCTATACAAAACTTAGGTTTACAGCTTTTGCCAAATACCTCTGGTGCCAAAACTGCACAAGACGCTATTTTTGCTGCACGCCTTGCCCGTGAAGCTTTAGGTACCCATTGGCTTAAACTGGAAATACACCCCGACCCCAACTATTTGCTGCCGGACCCGATAGAAACCCTAAAAGCCGCTGAAACTTTGGTAAAAGAAGGCTTTACCGTACTGCCCTACTGCGGTGCTGATCCCGTATTGTGTAAACGCTTAGAGGAAGTTGGCTGTGCGGCAGTTATGCCGTTAGGCGCTCCCATAGGCTCAAACCAGGGCCTGCTTACTCGAGACTTCCTACGGATTATTATCGAGCAGGCATCGCTACCCGTCATTGTCGATGCGGGCATTGGCGCGCCAAGCCACGCTGTTGAAGCTATGGAAATGGGCGCAGACGCTGTGCTGGTGAATACCGCCATAGCCACTGCAAACGACCCCGTCGCTATGTCAAAAACCTTTCGCGATGCGGTTATTGTTGGGCGTCAGGCCTTTGAAGCAGGCTTAAGTCAAAACGCTTCGCTAAAAGCGTCCGCATCCAGCCCGTTAACGGAGTTTCTGGAGTCGCTATGA
- the eno gene encoding phosphopyruvate hydratase: protein MSKIVKVVGREIMDSRGNPTVEADVYLESGHMGRAAAPSGASTGSREALELRDGDTSRYLGKGVETAVANINGAIAEALSGIDAINQEAVDNIMLRLDGTDNKEKLGANAILAVSLAVAKAAALSKGIELYEHIANLNNTSGKYSMPLPMMNILNGGEHADNNVDIQEFMIQPVGAESFKEGLRMGAEVFHALKKVLQKRGLSTAVGDEGGFAPNLASNEEALQVIVEAVENAGYKMGSDITLALDCAASEFYRDGKYELSGEGKSFTAEEFADYLAELCDRYPIISIEDGLDESDWDGWKVLTEKLGSKVQLVGDDLFVTNTRILKEGIDKSIANSILIKFNQIGSLTETLAAIAMAREAGYSAVISHRSGETEDATIADLAVGTAAGQIKTGSLCRSDRVAKYNQLLRIEGDLNGQAPYRGRQEVNAG, encoded by the coding sequence ATGAGTAAGATTGTTAAAGTTGTTGGTCGTGAAATTATGGACTCCCGTGGTAACCCGACGGTTGAAGCCGACGTTTACCTGGAGTCTGGCCACATGGGCCGTGCGGCAGCACCAAGTGGTGCATCAACCGGTTCACGTGAAGCTCTGGAGTTACGTGACGGCGACACTTCTCGTTACTTAGGTAAGGGTGTTGAAACGGCAGTCGCCAATATTAATGGCGCTATCGCTGAAGCCTTAAGCGGTATTGATGCGATTAACCAGGAAGCTGTCGATAACATTATGTTGAGGCTGGACGGTACCGACAATAAAGAAAAGTTGGGTGCTAACGCTATTTTAGCTGTGTCTCTTGCTGTGGCGAAAGCAGCGGCTTTGAGCAAAGGCATTGAGCTTTACGAACACATTGCCAACCTGAATAACACCAGCGGTAAATACAGCATGCCACTGCCAATGATGAACATATTAAACGGCGGTGAACATGCAGATAATAACGTGGATATTCAGGAGTTCATGATCCAGCCGGTTGGCGCTGAAAGCTTCAAAGAAGGCCTGCGTATGGGCGCTGAAGTGTTCCATGCTCTGAAAAAGGTTCTGCAGAAGCGCGGTTTAAGCACAGCGGTTGGTGACGAGGGCGGGTTTGCGCCTAACTTGGCATCTAACGAAGAAGCCTTGCAGGTGATTGTCGAAGCGGTTGAAAACGCGGGCTATAAAATGGGCAGCGACATTACCCTGGCTTTGGATTGCGCTGCATCTGAATTCTACCGTGACGGTAAATACGAATTGTCTGGCGAAGGTAAGTCCTTTACGGCAGAAGAGTTTGCCGACTACCTGGCAGAGCTTTGCGACCGTTACCCAATTATTTCTATTGAAGACGGCCTGGACGAAAGCGACTGGGACGGCTGGAAAGTCTTAACCGAAAAACTGGGCAGCAAAGTTCAGTTGGTCGGTGATGACCTGTTTGTGACCAATACGCGTATTCTGAAAGAAGGTATCGACAAGTCGATTGCCAATTCAATTTTGATTAAATTTAATCAGATTGGTAGCCTGACAGAAACCTTAGCAGCCATTGCGATGGCGCGTGAAGCAGGTTACTCGGCGGTTATTTCTCACCGTTCGGGTGAAACCGAAGACGCCACTATTGCCGATTTGGCAGTAGGCACCGCAGCGGGTCAAATTAAAACCGGCTCGCTGTGTCGCTCTGACCGGGTTGCTAAGTACAACCAATTATTGCGTATAGAGGGCGATTTGAATGGCCAAGCGCCTTACCGCGGACGACAGGAAGTCAACGCTGGCTAA
- a CDS encoding CTP synthase, with protein MATNYIFVTGGVVSSLGKGIAAASLAAILEARGLNVTIMKLDPYINVDPGTMSPIQHGEVFVTVDGAETDLDLGHYERFIRTRMTSSNNFTTGRVYEDIIRRERKGEFLGATIQVIPHITNEIKRRVIEGSKGFDIAIIEIGGTVGDIESQPFLEAIRQLGTEIGRDHTLFMHLTLVPFLGAAGEVKTKPTQHSVKELRSIGIQPDVLVCRSDRSLPATERSKIALFTNVEERAVIGLRDVDSIYKIPSMLKAQSLDDIVTKRFNLDCPEADLHEWEEVLYQESNPNGEVTVGFVGKYVELPDAYKSVNEALAHAGLKNRLTVNIRYIDSQDLETKGTSKLEDVDAILVPGGFGDRGIEGKLIAAKYARENNIPYLGICLGMQVAMIEFARNVAGLTGANSTEFDENCSDPVVGLITEWMDASGQKELRDKHSDLGGTMRLGSQECHLEKGSKALKMYGKETIEERHRHRYEVNNHYIEPLEKAGLKITGYSHDKQLVEILENPKHRWFVAVQFHPEFTSTPRDGHPLFKGFIEAAGEFHKERLG; from the coding sequence ATGGCGACAAACTATATTTTCGTAACCGGCGGAGTTGTATCCTCGCTGGGTAAAGGCATTGCTGCAGCCTCCCTGGCGGCAATTCTAGAAGCACGGGGCCTTAACGTTACTATCATGAAGCTGGATCCCTACATTAACGTAGATCCGGGTACCATGAGTCCAATTCAGCACGGTGAAGTTTTTGTCACCGTAGACGGAGCTGAAACCGATCTTGACCTTGGTCACTACGAGCGTTTTATCCGCACCCGTATGACCAGCAGCAACAACTTTACCACCGGCCGTGTCTATGAAGACATTATTCGCCGTGAGCGTAAAGGTGAGTTTTTAGGAGCGACCATTCAGGTCATTCCTCACATTACCAACGAAATTAAGCGTCGTGTTATTGAAGGCAGTAAAGGCTTCGACATTGCCATTATTGAAATTGGCGGCACGGTGGGTGACATTGAGTCACAACCTTTCCTTGAAGCCATTCGTCAGTTGGGCACGGAAATTGGTCGTGACCACACCTTATTTATGCATCTGACCCTGGTGCCATTCTTAGGCGCTGCGGGTGAGGTGAAAACCAAACCGACTCAGCACTCAGTGAAAGAACTGCGTTCTATTGGTATTCAACCAGATGTATTGGTGTGTCGTTCGGATCGCTCCTTACCGGCAACAGAGCGTTCGAAAATTGCTTTGTTTACCAATGTAGAAGAGCGAGCGGTTATTGGCTTGCGCGACGTAGACAGCATTTACAAAATTCCTTCTATGTTAAAGGCCCAGAGTTTGGATGACATAGTCACCAAGCGCTTTAATTTAGATTGCCCCGAAGCCGACTTGCATGAATGGGAAGAGGTTCTGTATCAAGAATCTAATCCGAATGGTGAAGTGACCGTCGGTTTTGTCGGTAAGTACGTTGAACTGCCGGATGCCTATAAGTCGGTGAACGAAGCGCTGGCTCATGCCGGCCTTAAAAATCGTTTAACGGTAAACATTCGTTACATCGACTCTCAAGACTTAGAAACCAAAGGTACGTCTAAGCTTGAAGATGTGGACGCTATTTTGGTGCCAGGCGGTTTTGGTGATCGTGGCATAGAGGGCAAGCTTATTGCGGCAAAATACGCACGCGAGAATAACATTCCTTACTTAGGCATTTGCTTAGGCATGCAAGTGGCAATGATTGAATTTGCCCGTAATGTTGCTGGTTTAACCGGCGCTAACAGCACTGAGTTTGATGAAAATTGCAGTGACCCGGTAGTTGGTCTTATCACGGAATGGATGGACGCCAGTGGTCAAAAAGAACTGCGCGACAAGCATTCCGACTTAGGCGGCACGATGCGTCTTGGTTCACAGGAATGTCATTTAGAAAAAGGTTCTAAAGCGCTTAAAATGTATGGCAAAGAAACCATTGAAGAGCGTCACCGCCATCGCTACGAAGTAAACAACCATTACATTGAGCCGCTGGAAAAAGCTGGCTTAAAAATTACCGGTTACTCGCACGATAAGCAGTTGGTTGAAATTCTGGAAAACCCGAAACACCGCTGGTTTGTGGCAGTACAGTTCCACCCGGAATTCACTTCAACGCCGCGTGACGGGCACCCGTTATTTAAAGGCTTTATAGAAGCTGCTGGCGAATTTCATAAAGAGCGTTTGGGTTAA
- the thiH gene encoding 2-iminoacetate synthase ThiH: MSFYTTWEQTSWDDTRLQLYSKNAADVETALSKQHLNTGDFMALLSPAAESYLPLMAERSQQLTRQRFGNTLHLFIPLYLSNLCANDCSYCGFSMSNRLKRKTLSPTEIEQECQAIKAKGFDTLLIVTGEHETKVGIDYFRHALPIIKRYFSYVMFEVQPLATHEYAELRTLGLDAVMVYQETYQAATYAKHHLKGKKRDFRWRLETPDRLGECGIDKIGLGSLIGLEDWRIDSTFTAMHLDYLRRRYWRSRYSLSFPRLRPCAGGVDNARTISDKQLVQLICAYRLRFPDVELSLSTREQQALRDGLFRLGVTSVSAESKTQPGGYANEQQELEQFSIDDDRPVSEVAQAIKAKGLQPVWQDWLNELSAMPPETFSSPE, encoded by the coding sequence ATGAGCTTTTATACTACCTGGGAGCAGACCAGCTGGGATGATACCCGCCTGCAGCTTTACAGTAAAAACGCGGCTGACGTTGAAACCGCTTTAAGCAAACAACATCTGAATACGGGCGATTTTATGGCGTTACTGTCGCCGGCGGCGGAGTCCTATCTGCCCCTTATGGCAGAGCGCTCACAACAACTGACCCGGCAACGCTTTGGTAACACACTGCACTTGTTTATTCCGCTGTATTTATCGAATCTGTGTGCTAACGATTGCAGCTACTGCGGCTTTTCCATGAGTAACCGCTTAAAGCGCAAAACCTTGTCACCAACTGAAATCGAGCAGGAATGTCAGGCCATAAAAGCCAAAGGTTTTGACACCCTGCTGATAGTGACTGGCGAGCATGAAACCAAGGTAGGTATTGATTATTTTCGTCACGCGCTACCTATTATCAAACGCTATTTCAGCTATGTCATGTTTGAGGTGCAGCCATTGGCTACCCATGAATACGCTGAATTACGCACGCTGGGTCTGGACGCCGTTATGGTGTATCAGGAAACTTATCAGGCCGCTACCTATGCTAAACATCACTTAAAAGGCAAAAAACGCGATTTCCGCTGGCGGCTTGAAACGCCCGACCGCCTGGGCGAATGCGGTATCGATAAAATTGGCCTGGGCTCGCTGATTGGACTGGAGGACTGGCGTATCGACAGCACCTTTACCGCCATGCATCTGGATTATTTACGGCGACGCTACTGGCGCAGTCGTTATTCGCTGTCGTTTCCCCGGCTACGGCCCTGTGCCGGTGGTGTCGATAACGCAAGGACAATTTCTGATAAACAACTGGTTCAGTTAATTTGCGCCTATCGGTTGCGGTTCCCCGATGTAGAACTCAGCCTTTCCACCCGCGAACAGCAGGCGCTTCGTGATGGGTTGTTTCGGCTAGGTGTGACCTCGGTCAGTGCCGAATCGAAAACTCAGCCCGGCGGTTACGCCAACGAGCAACAAGAGCTGGAACAGTTTTCCATAGATGACGACAGGCCAGTAAGTGAAGTGGCGCAGGCAATAAAAGCGAAAGGATTACAACCGGTATGGCAGGACTGGCTTAACGAGCTATCCGCAATGCCACCTGAAACTTTTTCCAGTCCAGAGTAG